Part of the Haliotis asinina isolate JCU_RB_2024 chromosome 8, JCU_Hal_asi_v2, whole genome shotgun sequence genome is shown below.
TGTATTGTCTTTGTATGGCAAAGATGTGTATGACCAGCTGAGGAACTGTGTTGGTGGATCCAGAATTTCAAGATATGAGCAGGTCATGGTTGTTGTGAGTCGGGACACGACTTCAAGTAAGTTTAGCACCAGTGATATATTCTTCTACAACCCTGAAACCAGCAGATGGCACACACTTACCTCATTTCCATTTGAAAAACGTCATCATTTTGGTGTGGCtttgttgaaaaacaaaatctACCTTACAGGTGGGGTAACCACTGAGGTGCCTCTGTATGATAAACAAAAGCAGATATTCTCTGAGGCATGGGAGTATGATGTTTTGGGAGACACATGGCGACAGGTACAGTCAATGAATGGTGTGAGGTACAACCACAGCAGTGCTGCACTTCAGGACTTAGTCTATATTGTAGGTGGCCGAGGCAACAGGAAGATTACAGTCAGACCTGATGGCGAAGTATACAATGCTGCCACAGACCAGTGGACATCTCTCCCTGCTATAAAAGACGTTCAAGGAATAGGAAATGCCGCTCTAACGCCTCTTGATGGCAAGCTGTACCTTCTGGGTGGAATGCATAGCTCTGTTACCACAGGGAGAAGGGATGTGTCATTTGACTCATACAAAGGAGCTCAGTACTATAACCCACTGGATAATGAATGGCATGACCTTGTAATATTGTCctcacagatcgatgctgagGATTTGCGTTTCAGCAGAACAGACTGTGTTGCAGTCAGTGGATTCTTGCTCCTCATCAATGACCAGCCAGGCAAGAGATTAAAACTTTACAATCCTGTAACAAATAGACTGAGTGATTTCATCTTGTCCCATGGCTATCACAAATTTGGTGGATGTCACATATTCCAAGATCAGCTGGTGATATCAGGTGGACTTGAGGACAAATTCAGAGCCCATGACATGGTGCATTGCTTGGATCTCAATGGACCTCCATCAGACTGGAAAATGTTAAGTCCTCTACCAGTATCACTGTCTCACCATACATGTCTTAATGTATACGTAGATCTGAAGGCACTGAATGATAGAGAGAATTCATGAGAGCATCAGCTGGTGTGTATGTCTTTAACATGAAAGTCAAGAGGTTCCTTGTCAGAACCCTAATCAGAAATAGAGCCTCGTGGTTCTGTAGCTCCATAAACTTATGAACAAACCATATTTTGGTAATATCATCTGCAGACTAAATTCTAAGAATGGCATTCTCAAAGTAAAGAGGATGACATCCacaaatacttgcctttatccCTTTATCTGCAAACTATTTACGAAAGATTTTTCCAAAACAGGCCCCcgaagtaactgaaggaattatggcaaatttgaaggaattgcatctcaaaatgtaaacaaatgcagcccactcgcgaaacaattgcagcaatatgggtagtttagcggtaataacagaaacacaacgcCCGTATCAGAAACAATgttggtaatacttgaaacaagatcggccatcttcggtgATTTCTCCGCTCAGTTCCGTGATTTGTCAGTCGCGTCcttaaactcacacatcaaaacatggtgtcactggaaggagcaaccatctcggtgagttttgtttttagtttctactgttttcatttacatgattatccatctttgaccacccatgTTGAATGCaattaggtatgaggtgttgtcagaGCTATGAATTTATTTTATGAGGAAAAGATCATCACTGCAAAAGAGCATCATAAGTCATGCCACCGGAGGTTATTTGCATCTGAACATCGGAAGCATCCAGGGGCATGACTCATGATGCTCTTTTGCGGTGACAATCTTTTCGTAAAAAAagtttcaggacgcgaccgacaaatcacggaactgagccgagaaatctccgaagatggccgatcttgtttcaagtattaccgacattgtttcTGATAGGAgcgttgtgtttctgttattaccgctaaactactgATATCACTGCAATTTGGCTGCGTTTgcttacatttgagatgcaattccttcaaatttgccgtaatttcttccattacttaggggggcctgcaaAAGATTGTAAGGAAAAGAATAATGTAGCCTGTTAACATTTACAAGAATAGTATTGACTATAAATATTGCTGCTTCAAACAAATTTTAAATCAAAACACACTCAAACTTTAAGTCCTGTGCCACTGCTCTGTGATTCTCAGGAATAAGGATTTTTACTTTTTGTACAAGcaatttatttttatacaaagAAACCTGAAGGCCAAGTTTCAGTTTCACAGTATCAGAGAAGATGTTCAAGCTCATGTTGAAAGTTCAAAGGACTATATTTCAATTGCACAAGTCAATCTCAAGGCTACTGGGGGTGGAACACACACATAATTTGAAACACTTTCAGTGACAGCAAATTATGTACTTTATGAGATGGTTGTCTTTGGCTGAAAGAATTGATGAGATGAAACAGTCACTTGATCTGATGTTAGTGGCGTTCTTTATCAACAGTAGCTCTCATATTTGACTCTGGTTAGTCAGGTGCTATGTTAGGTTCATTACATATGCAGAAATGTGTGTCTGAATATTTTTACCAACTTTATATTCATTTGAGATGATAATGTTGCACTGACATTTGTCCTGTTTATTTACCTGAAAACTGAATAGTAAGCACATTGGGTCATTACTTGTTGTGTGGGTCAAAGTTTAAACAGGCTTTTTCGTGGTTTGGTGtttgttcattttatgtttccAAAGGACTGATTGTGTTTAGATTTCAAAGTAACAACTCCAGTTTAAGTTGTCACTGGTGTAAATACATGAGATGAGCAATTGCAATTTCTTTGGTTCAGTCTTCACAGTAATACCAATCCTCAGCGGATTTTGCATTTTTCAAATTACGATGTACATGTCCCAGTCCACAAGATATTTGTAGCATACAGTGTATCAATGTATTGTAGTTATATAGCTTATGAATATTACAGTGCTACAAATGCGTTTTGGATTGGGGATCAGGTGTCTTAACAAACAAATGCAGAGATCAGGGGCAgacacagctttttgagaaagaaTGAGTGCACATGTTTGAGAAAGAAGGgtgcacagttcattttcacgCAAGTTTCTATGGTCATTTGATAAAGTTTCAGGATGAAAGGGATCTCTCTGGATCTGCCTATGGAGAGGACAATATGGTTGATCTCAATCCCTGCTTAGGCTAATTATGCATATTTTTTGCCTTTTCCAAATAGAACATTGAACCTTGCTTGCTCCTCCACTGAGCCGAGTAACTTCCTGAGCTGACAATGAAAAGGTTGTATCCCAAGTGGGCGTGTGTACAAATTTTTCTTATTTGACTTTAATGTATGTGTGAAAGAAATTATTCACATGAACAATCATCATGCAGATAGACGTCTATTAATCCTAGACATACAAGTAAAACAAAGCAATGTTTACAGCAAAACATTTAATTTATCCATGGATAAAACAAgaaaccatggcaacaagaCCAGAAGTTGGATACGTGATTGATGACGGACATATCCTATGAATTTTATATCTGAGTCATAGATAATTAAATCACAGTCTTTGACATCTCATATTCTCACTGAGAATTGTCTGTACGcatctgtaaataccaaaaagtATTACCTGACAAAGCGATCATGTAATGTAGTGAGTGAAAGCGTATGGTGTGGCACCCCTTAACAATATACCAGGTATATCACAGTAGGGATGCCCGAAgcgggcatcacacattgtgcccatgtggggaattgaatcccGGGTCTaacaagccaacactttaaccacttgtttTCTAAACCACCCCACataatttagagtgattttcagaaatataacaTAACTTGACATTGCATTTACATCAAGATGATGAACTTTTTAGAGATATTTGTTTGGGATTGAATTGAAAATGATTTTTTGTGGATTGATGCAAATGATATGCACTGAAAATCCATCAAATGCAAAAGGGATGTTTACTTGAATCACTGAAAGTAATTAATTGTTACATTCAAACAGGACAATGTTGGAACAGGTGTCCAGCAACTGGTGTAGGTCATATGATGTGAAATTATGGATCAAAGGGCCAGGCATGGTGACTTGATTGAATGTTGTTGTACCCCATCAGTATGGAAATTTGTGTATTATCCAGAATTGATTATTCAGACTTGTTATAGCCGGAAAATATCTGTACACGTTGCTATACACTTGAACATATTTTGAGTGGAAAAACAATCAAGGGTCAGAATATCTGTGTTCTGTTTTCTTCCCCAATTCACCTTGAAAAGTAAAATGAAAGATTTGAAGTCCAcagcactcactcacaatgCAGTGATTTCGAGGTATGATATTATTATCAGTACGTTATGAATGTGGAAGCTGTGTAAAACTGTGGAAAGCTGATTCATTCAATAAAAATCAAGATTTATTGTGTCCTGCCGTTTTTGTTCTTGGTAATGTTTGCTCTCCGTTTTGTTGAAGCTCACCTGTATGCTGATATTTTTAATGCAGGTGTTGAGGTTTAACATGAACAAATCATTTGATCATGGAACTGAAAACAAGTTTCGTgaatcaaataatgatttattgtgATTACAACACAGGTTTCATAAGTATTCCAGTTACTGGTGACATGTAGGTGGGAGTAATGttccatatttttttctgtaaccAATGAGCAGTATATGAAACTAAGAAATCTGGATTTAAACAACTCAGTGAATAATTTATGGGATAATGAAAAGAATACaactaaatatgtacaaaaataatttattaaaaccactttatttgaaaaaaatcatttctgATAACGCTGGTTGTATTTTGCATATCTGGGTCCAAATATCAATCTGTTCTCAGAAAATACTGGAGAAGTAACTTTAACCAAAAGCTCCAGAATTAAATCAACGTATTACAGTTGAAAACTGCATGATATATTTATGCATGGATAGACAACTAACCAAACAGCACACTGAACATAATTTAAGAATCAGCCCATAACTGAAGACGTAActttgtgtattgtgatattaAGTTAAAACTATAATTCATCTCCAGATCTTTAGTCCTATATTATCCACGCCCaatattcatattgataatcaTTTACAATTCATCCCGTTGACAGTATTATTGATCTTTGTAGCCAGCCAAAATAATAGCTGGTGAGAATCACCATCATTTAATGCATTAAGTTATGCATTATGCCATGACAGGTTGACAAACTTGAGCAATCAATAGTAGACAATTTGCCAATACTAGATATTCAgatgacaagaaaaacaaatacagtcaagtctcattaAACCGACAGCATCATTCCGTAGCAAATTGTCGGATTAACGAGGATGTCGGACTAAATAATATAGACGCCATTATGTTTATTCAATTTATTACCTACAAAAGTGTTGGATAAGGCCTATAAAACCTTTTCTGATCATTTAGACAAGATCCTTTCTATCAAAAAATGTGATGAATATATTCCTAGTGTAGAAACGGTTATAAAACAAAAGTTATTTAAATGCATGGAGACTGTATAATGCATAACTGTATCATGCCAAGCTTGGACACTATCTTTTGCATGAGGTAGTCCAAACATAGCAAGGCCAAGTAAAAATAGTCACAGTCTAACTTTGAATACAGTATACCATCACGTTAcagtacaatacaaatgagtcTGTTTGATTAAAATATGAGGGTGGtattaaataatttaaaatgaTTTATTCAATTTCGAAGGAAACGAACTTGGACCTACACTGAAGcacaaataataacaacaacataTTGTTGCAGTTGAGTGCAttcataaatgcaataaatgtccagcaacaacaacagtacCTCCAGACTTGGTTCATGGAGTTCCGCTTCTCTGGTCTGTTCAGCTCAACCTGTACCATCATGTCACGTGGTCTGGTGACATTCAGAGTCTCAAACTTGGGAGTCTGTGCACTACACATGGCTCTCATTATGTACTGTAACTTCTTGTTGCTATGAACAAAGAATAAATATCTAATCGTCTGTCTTTAAGCCTGACGACTAatgatatatattgtattaAGCTATTTACATTTATGTCAGTAGTGTTTAACCTTCAGGATATGGTATATGATGCCCTTAaattaaaatatgtaaatagctAAAAACAGGGGTTTTGTATATCCCAAATCAGATATGCTTTTTGCAGCAAATACTATGTAAAGTATTTAAGTAAAACATTCGATCTAAATTCATTACTGTTATATTAAGTACGAAACAAATCCACTGCGTGTTTGAAAAAGAAGTAAATGGAATATAAACGGTGTTATTCTGACAGAGTTTGGGCCGAATATAAAGTTTGCGTTGAGCTTGCCTGGTCACTGTTAGAAAGAAACACATACTAAGCCTACATTCTAACAATAGAACTATTAACAAACTAACATCCTACACATATCAGCTGTGTCATTTATTGTACGGTTATATGTTCTAACTATAGAACTATTAACAAACTAACATCCTACACATATCAGCTGTGTCATTTACTGTATGGTAATATATTCTAGCAATAGAACTATTAACAAACTAACATCCTATGTATCAGATGTGTCATTTACTTAAGAACTGACTGTGCGTTTCTTTCACTGCATcgaggtatgaaactaaaagccaatgtgcaaactgtatgaatccacggaaatgaaatcaaaagaaatgttcccagttaaccaatcagattgccagaattttaatgaacacaatgaaAATTTAATTACTGTACAGCGgtaaataatatatatcagAAAGACAAAACTAGAAATAGCAGACTTTGAATATGTGAACCGCTTCATGTTGTTTTCCATACCCATGACAGGCAACTGTTCATAGGCATTGGTTTTATCACGTCTGCATGTTCAGTGGTATTAGAGTTACCCATCCTTGTCCGTCTGCTTGGTGAAACCAGTGGCCGAAAACTGAAACTTTAAGCTGTGTTGTTCCAGGGCATTGTATGGCAAGTGCCAATTCACAagtgcgtgcagaaataaaagTATAAATATGTggtccaaatcttttgcacgTGAAACTTTAATTATAAATCATTTCGaaatttatgttttttgttatttttctctATTTGTATGTTGCTGTTctaaggtactttttaaaattaagtagatcagaatcCACGCGTCCAAAACACGCATGCAAATTATTTTCTGtgtctttttattattttgtaatgtgaaaaatacatatttctgcGTTAACACGAACAGTGCAGCCATCATGCAACCGTAGAACTCGGATGAACTGATCTTGGGCTGCAATGGTAACCCAAGGTCTGAATACCGGGACAGTcgtttgttatacctgtttggttgcaacaagctgcaagccatgatatcttgctctaattaacattcagacgcctagCAATAGAAgactggtaatctccagcatgcattcgtTCAATGACAATGTTCCATGTCGTGACGTGATGTGATGTGACGTGACTTAATGATTTAACCTTGAAACTCCATCAAAacaaatgccaatttctgaacgtaatttggattttattgccagacagtgaatactCTCtactgcacaatttcaactggaaggtgatttctgttgtgttgtgtctTACTAATcctaaatcaacattttcaggtaaaatcaaTTTTTTACGTAATTGTGTACAATCATGTTATCAATACTTTCGTTACAAAATTTGATTACTGTTTGAACACAGTAGGTAAttaatacattttcaaaaatacaaatcgcATATGCGTTTCATTTTGGGGATAGTGTACGTCTTTGCTTAGTACAATCTACATTATCCTTATGGTGTTCCCTACAAAACTTTCTCAGTTTGTCATAAATTCACGGGAAGAATTTTTACAAAGCACATCATCCATGCATGCTGTCGAATTCAAGTTTGATGACTTGCGTCAAAGGCCATTTTCTGCTCGCGCCATATCTTCTCATTCCACAATACTCGGGGTgatgaggtagtctagtggttaaaacattcacttgtcacTCCAAAGGACTGGTTTCAAGTTCCAGTATGGGTGCAaatgtgactcactcactcactcactttaagaaTATGGAAACGTTGCCTCTTTCTGACACTCAAGACAGCAGATGTCCTTACAGGTAGCTCAGAAGCAGACTTTTGTCCTGTTGACGGACAGCATACTATTCACTTCTAACTCTTGCTAGAAAAAAACTCTGGCTCAATGGCCATTTTCAGTTTTTCAACAAAGGGTTTCTCATCTTTCTTCAATACTGGCAGACACTTCCACCAATCTTGAGTTGAGTTCTTCCCATGTCTCTGTGTACTGGCCTCGTTCACCGCATAAGTTTGATTTCAATACACAGGACAACGAGAAGAACCCAAGTAAACCTTGGTTGAAAATCTTTGATAATGTTAGCAATGTTAGGCTTATTTGACTCAATTGCTCATACACAGGGAAGCCATAGGGTATGGTAACAGCCTTCAAGTGatgtcatatacatgtatatcattgaTGTAATTATACTTTCATGTAGTTAAGTAATGCTTTGGTTTGATTTGGTGTTTTAAGTCGAACTtagtgtagcagggcgtggagtcatcccaaagatgacatccttaccttgtcagcttgctgacggggttcacctctttggtcatgtggacaaggcgtccgacttggGACTAGAAGGTCCGTCgatcgaatcccagcacgggactcggaactttgtggccgctacattggcgcccaacgtggggctgctGGTCCAGTCAACTACATCACTTTCACAGTGAGAAGAGGCAGTTCACCATTCATCTCATATCATTCTTCAATTTTGTGGCCGGtacattagcaatattccagctatatggcagtcttATGTAactaatggagtctggaccagacgatcaagTGTTCATCACattctatgcaattgggatacaatggcatgtgtcaaccaggtcggTGAATCTCGTTAGTCGTCtattaagacaagcatgggtggctcaAAACCAAGGAAGTATCTTGTATTAGGAGCTTTGAGTATATGGCAGTAAGGCTGCTTCCACTTGTGGAAGTCCCTGCAAAAACTTGTAAACAAGAGGGCAAAAGAAATAATACACCCAGGTTTGATGTTAGCAAGATATGAAAGA
Proteins encoded:
- the LOC137294305 gene encoding kelch-like protein 30, with product MDDDHTQPPTSLFDSYRTEVFSYHGMENYSLAWNHFEKCRQLGQFTDIIIHVEGKEFQCHKILLDSCCPYFSAYFSFSDTENQNSICLKGVSLKSFTKLLDFIYTATLTVNADEVIDLLECADFLQLRDLVHACSGFLLQHVHHDTCLKIFQLAEAHLLPDLKEAAWEYIQNHFKDVAESESFLHTPKDLLNRIITSRTLKVDSEMIVLKSVVKWVMFNRNDRVGDFSDLICPLGFSQTDVDKADVLSLYGKDVYDQLRNCVGGSRISRYEQVMVVVSRDTTSSKFSTSDIFFYNPETSRWHTLTSFPFEKRHHFGVALLKNKIYLTGGVTTEVPLYDKQKQIFSEAWEYDVLGDTWRQVQSMNGVRYNHSSAALQDLVYIVGGRGNRKITVRPDGEVYNAATDQWTSLPAIKDVQGIGNAALTPLDGKLYLLGGMHSSVTTGRRDVSFDSYKGAQYYNPLDNEWHDLVILSSQIDAEDLRFSRTDCVAVSGFLLLINDQPGKRLKLYNPVTNRLSDFILSHGYHKFGGCHIFQDQLVISGGLEDKFRAHDMVHCLDLNGPPSDWKMLSPLPVSLSHHTCLNVYVDLKALNDRENS